A stretch of DNA from Arthrobacter jiangjiafuii:
CTCAGGAATTAGCACCCTCACTTGGAGAGTGCTAGCTCCGACTTTATGCAACGGTTAGCACTCGGTCAAGGCGAGTGCCAACAATCCTTTTTTGGGCTACCTGCTCCGGGAAGTTCTTTTGTTGCCTTCGTCATGCTTCCAAGTTGCCTTAGGCTCACCTAACACGGTAGCTTTCAAAGGCGCGCACACATTAGCAAACATTTCTGTGTCCTTATTGGTGGTTTCCCCGCCGGGCGGACGTTGACCTAAGCAGCTGGAGTTCCTTACCGTGAAAAACACTTTCAAGTCCCGCCTTGTCGCAGGGACCGCCCTGGCTTCCCTCCTCGCCCTCAGCGCGTGCGGCGCAGAGACCGAAGCGTCTGCCGATGCCGCGGCCAAACCGGCCAACATCACTGTGGAGCATGCCCAGGGCAGCACCGAGGTCCCGGTCAATCCCGAAACCGTCTACACCTTTGACCTCGGCGCACTGGACACCATGAACGCCCTCGACGTTGACGTCGACGGTGTTCCCGCCGCCAACTTCCCCGAGAGCCTGTCCAAGTACGCTGGCGATGACTACGCCAAGATCGGCTCCATGAAGGAGCCGGACTTCGAGGCAATCAGCGAAGGTGCCCCGGACCTGATCATCATCTCCGGCCGCGTCGCCGCGTCCTATGAAGAGCTGAGCAAGATTGCCCCCACCATCGACCTCAGCGTTGATGCTGCAGATTCGATGGCATCCTTCAAGGAAGTCACCGGCACCCTGGGCCGCATCTTCGACAAGGAGGAAGCCGCCGAAGAGAAGCTGGCAGCCATCGACGCGCGCATCGAAGAGACCAAGACCGCTGCAGCCGAAGCAGGCACCGGCCTGATCGTGATGACCAGCGGCGGGGAAATGACCGCCTACGGCGCCGGCTCCCGCTTCGGCATCATCCACGACGTCCTGGGCGTCACCCCGGTTGCCGAGATCAAGGCCGACGGCAAGCACGGCGAATCCATCACCGCCGAGTACATCGCCGATAAGAACCCCGACAACCTCTTCGTCATCGACCGTGACACCGCAGTGGGCGAGAGCGGCGAAGCCGCCGTTGCCGTCCTGGACAACGAACTGGTCAATGGCACCAACGCAGCCAAGAACGAGCGCATCACCGCGCTCAACGCCAATAGCTGGTACCTCGTGGGCTACGGCCTGAACAATGTGGACGCCATGGTGACCGAAGTCCAGAACGGTATTTCCTAACTCCTGCTTTCCACCCGCAGCCCGGGCGCCTGGCTTCATGCCGCGTGCCCGGGCCACGGAGACCGGACTTTTTGATATGAGCGCCCCTGCCGTCCCGGAACCAGGCCAGGCTTCTTCACAGCCTCCTCCCCCGGTTACCGCCCCTGCCCCGCCAGCCGCTGACGTCGCCAGCCGACGACGGCGGCTTCCGCGCGCCCTGCCCGGCCTCGCGCTGGGCGCCGCGCTGGTGCTGGTGCTGGCGGTGGCGAGCATGTTCATCGGCGTCAGCGATGTCTCGCTGCGGTCCCTGACCGCGGGCGACCCCGCGGCCTGGCAGGTCTTCTGGGTCAGCCGCGTGCCGCGCACACTGAGCATCATCCTCGCCGGCATGGCCGTCAGCGTCGCCGGACTGATCATGCAGCTGATGGCCCGTAACAAGTTCGTGGAACCCTCCACCGTGGGCACAGTTGAATCCGCATCGCTGGGCATCCTGGTCGTCACCATCCTGATTCCCGGCGCATCGATGATGCTGAAGATGTCCACTGCCACGCTATTTGCCGCCGCCGGAACAGCACTGTTCCTGCTGATCCTGCGCCGCCTGCCGCTGCGCAACACCCTCCTGGTTCCACTGGTGGGCATCATGCTCGGCGGTGTCATTTCAGCCGTAACAACCTTCTTCGCCTACCGCACCGACCTGCTGCAGACCTTGAACAGCTGGATGGTGGGCGACTTTTCCGGCGTCCTGCGCGGCCGGTACGAGCTCCTGTGGATTGTGGGACTGCTGACCGTCATCGGGTATCTGGCAGCCGACCGCTTCACCGTCGCAGGGATGGGCGCCGACTTCACCACCAACCTGGGTTTGAACTACAACCGCGTCATGGCCCTGGGACTGGTGATCGTGTCCCTGATCAGCGCCGTCGTCGTCGTCAGCGTCGGGTCCATCCCCTTCCTGGGCCTGATCGTGCCCAACCTCGTGTCGCTGCTGATCGGTGACAACGTGCGCCGGGCCGTCCCCTGGGTAGCCGTCTTCGGCGCCGGTTTTGTCCTTGCCTGCGACATCATCGGGCGCACCATCCGCTATCCGTACGAGATCCCGGTGGGTGTCATTGTCGCCGCCATCGGCAGCGTCCTCTTCCTCTACCTGCTCCTGCGAAAGCGTGCCGACCGTGGCTAAAACTGAAACCGGCCTCGAAGCTCCCGCCAGCCCGTTGCCGACGGCGTTGGTTTCCCACCGCCGGCATCCGGTCCGGTCGCTGCCGCCGAAGTTCTGGATCATCACGCTGTCAGTGGTGGCAGCAGCCCTGGTCGCCGTGTTCATGACCATTGAGCTGCGCGGGAACATCGGCTACATCCTCCCCCGCCGCGCCATCAAGGTGGCCTCCATGATCCTGGTGGCGTACGCCGTCGGGGTGTCCACCGTGTTGTTCCAGACGGTGACGTGCAACCGCATCCTGACCCCGTCGATCATGGGCTTTGATGCCCTCTACGTGCTGCTGCAGACCGTTCTGGTGTTTACCCTCGGCGGGCAGGCCGTGCTGACCATGTCCGAACCGCTGCGGTTCGCCGTCGAAATCGCCCTTATGGTGGGCTTCTCCTTCCTGCTCTACCGCTGGCTGTTCACCGGCGGCGGCAAATCCCTGCACCTGATGCTGCTGGTGGGGATCATCTTCGGCACCATGTTCCGGGGCTTCTCCTCCCTGCTCCAGCGCCTGATCGACCCCAGCGAATTCATCATCCTGCAGGACCTGTTCTTCGCGTCCTTCAACAACGTGGACGGCGCACTGCTGGGGTACTCCGGCGTCGCCGTCGCCGTCGTCAGCTTCATGGCCTGGCGGATGCGCCATTCCTTCGATGTCCTGGCCCTGGGCCGGGACACCGCCGTCAACCTTGGCGTAGACCACAAAAAGGCGGTTACCGCCACACTGGTGATCTGCTCCGTCCTGGTGGCCGTCTCCACCGCCCTGGTGGGGCCGGTGACGTTCTTCGGCCTGCTGGTGGCGTCCCTGGCCTACCAGCTGTGCTCGCATTTCCGGCACACCGCCGTGCTGCCCATTGCCGTGCTGCTCGGTGTCATTGCCTTGGTGGGCGGCCAACTGGTCCTGGAACGCATCTTCGCGTTCGACACCGCACTGAGCATTGTCATTGAGTTCGTCGGCGGCATCGTCTTCCTTATCCTGCTGCTGAGAGGCAACGTCAAATGATCTCCGTAACCGGCGTCTCCAAGTCCTATGCCAACCAAGTGGTGGTCGACGGCGTCAGCGCCGACATCAAGGAAGGCGGCATCACCTCCATCATCGGGCCCAACGGTGCCGGGAAGTCCACGCTGCTCTCCATCATGTCGCGGCTGCTGCGCATGGATGCCGGCTCCGTGAGCGTGGACGGCCTCGATGTGTTCGCCACCCCCGGGAAGGAGCTGGCCCGGAAGATGGCCATCCTCCGGCAGGACAACCAGCTGACCGTGCGCCTGACCGTGCGTGACCTGGTGGGCTTTGGCCGGTACCCGCACAACGGCGGCCGGCCCACCAGCGCCGACAAGGTCTTCATCGATGAAGCCATGGCCTACCTGGACCTCACCGCCCTGGCCGACCGCTTCGTGGACGAGCTCTCCGGCGGGCAGCGCCAGCGGGCGTTCATCGCGATGGTCCTGGCGCAGGGCACCGACTACCTGTTGCTGGACGAGCCGTTGAACAACCTGGACATGAAGCACTCGGTGGAAATGATGCGCTTGCTGCGCCGGCTCACCGACGACTTCGGCAAGACGGTGGTGCTGGTCATCCACGACATCAACTTCGCCTCCTGCTACTCCGACGACATCATTGCCATGCGGCAGGGCCGGATTATCCATCAGGGTCCGCCGTCCCGGATTATGCAGCCGGACGTGCTGCGGGACATTTACGAGATCGACATCCGCATCGAGGAGATCGACGGCAACCGGATCGGCGTCTACTTCGCCTGACGCCCTGCCCTTACCCGCGCCAGCCGGTCCACGGCCTCGGTGAGCACCTCCGGGGAGCAAGCGAAATTCAACCGCGCAAAACCTGCGCCGCGCCGGCCGAACTTCAGGCCCGATTCCAACGCCACCCGTCCCTGTTCCAGTGCCACCGCCGCCGGATCATCGCCCCAGCCCAGGCCGCGCAAATCCAGCCATGCCAGGTAGCCGGCAGCCGGCGGGCGATACACGGCCTCAGGCAGTTCCGCCGCCAGCAGCTCCCCCAACAGCCTGCGGTTCGCATCCAGCGACTCCAGGACGCCGGCCAGCCACGGGGCGCCGTCATCATAGGCGGCTTTCGTCGCGTGCAGGCCCAGAATCGAGGTGCGGGCGGCCACTTCCTCCGGCATCGAGTCCAGCTGCAGCCGGGTGCGGTCGGACTGGGCCACCATCAACGCGCACTTGGTGCCCGCGATGTTCCAGGCCTTGGACGCTGCGGTGACGCAGATGCCGTATTCCCGGGCGTTGGCGGAGACGGAAAGATACGGTGTGAACGCGCCCGGCATGTAGGCCAGCGGGGCGTGGATCTCGTCGCTGATGACTGCCACGCCGTACTTCGCCGACAACTCCGCCACGACGCGAAGTGAATCGGCGGAATGGATAAGGCCCAGCGGATTATGCGGACTGCACAGCAGCAGCGCATCGGCGCCACGGGCGAAGGCCTTCTCCAGTTCCGGCAGGTCCAACTGCCAGCCGGTCCCCGTGAGCAGCAGCGGCACTTCGACCACCGAGGCATCGGCCTCCGGCGGAAGCTCGTAGAAGGGCGGGTAGACCGGCGGCGTGATGATCACCGACCCATCCACCGGCACGGCCTGGCGCAGGCATTCGACAATGGCCACCGACGCATCGGTAGTGGTCCGCACATCCCCGGGGTCCACGGCCCAGCCCCAGCTGCGTTCCGCGAATCCGGCGAAGGCTGCGGCCACGGGTTCCGGCCCGGCGATATAGCCGGTATCCGAGGCGAGGACCCGTTCGATGATGGCCTGCTGCACGGGCACTGCCAGCGGAAAGTCCATCTCCGCCACGAACAACGGCAGCACATCAGCCGGGTAGGTCTGCCATTTTGCACTGGTCCTGGCCCGCAGCGCAGCCAGCGGCTCGGCGGCGATCTTCGTCATGCCGCCCAACCTACAGCTAACGTGCGGCCCCGCAGAAGAACTAGGCTGGTAGGCATGCCGGACACTTCCCTTGCCCATGTTCTGACTTCCGAAGGCTGGGAACTGCTGAACTCCCTCGGCCCGTATCTGGAGTCCGAGTCCTTCAAGCTCAACACCGACCTTCGCAAGGCCGGGCACTCCCCCGAACTCGTTGCCGCCGTCCTGACCCAGGCGAAACTGCGGATGAAGGCCCGCACCAAGTTCGGTCCCTTTGCCGACCACATGGTCTTCACCTCCCCCGGACTGGAACAGGCCACCCGCCTGAACGTCGCAGCACTGCACGCGCAGCGGTACGTTGAGGCCGGGCTGGAGAAGATCGCCGACCTGGGCTGCGGCATCGGCGCCGACGCACTTGCGCTGGCCACACTGGACCGGCAGGTGACCGCCGTCGAACTCGATGAAATCACCGCCGCCGCCGCCACCATCAACCTGATGCCCTGGCCGGACGCGAAGGTTGTCCAGGGCAACGCCGAGGACTTTGACCTCTCCGGGTTCGACGGCGTGTGGCTGGATCCGGCGCGCCGCACCACTTCCACTTCGGGGACCACCCGCATTTTTGATCCCGAGGCCTTCTCGCCGCCGCTGTCCTTCGTGGAGTCCCTGGCGGACCGCGGCCTGCCCGTTGGCGTGAAGATGGGCCCGGGCATTCCGCACGAGGCCCTTCCCGGAAACTGCGAAGCACAGTGGGTTTCGGTGGACGGCGACGTCACCGAAGCGACGCTCTGGTTCAACGCGCTGCGCCGCGAGGGCGTCCGCCGGGCAGCCCTGGTGATCGGCCCCAACGGTGCGGCCGAGCTGACCTCACCGGTGGACTACGCGCCCGGCGGTGAAGAC
This window harbors:
- a CDS encoding ABC transporter ATP-binding protein; translated protein: MISVTGVSKSYANQVVVDGVSADIKEGGITSIIGPNGAGKSTLLSIMSRLLRMDAGSVSVDGLDVFATPGKELARKMAILRQDNQLTVRLTVRDLVGFGRYPHNGGRPTSADKVFIDEAMAYLDLTALADRFVDELSGGQRQRAFIAMVLAQGTDYLLLDEPLNNLDMKHSVEMMRLLRRLTDDFGKTVVLVIHDINFASCYSDDIIAMRQGRIIHQGPPSRIMQPDVLRDIYEIDIRIEEIDGNRIGVYFA
- a CDS encoding iron chelate uptake ABC transporter family permease subunit, encoding MAKTETGLEAPASPLPTALVSHRRHPVRSLPPKFWIITLSVVAAALVAVFMTIELRGNIGYILPRRAIKVASMILVAYAVGVSTVLFQTVTCNRILTPSIMGFDALYVLLQTVLVFTLGGQAVLTMSEPLRFAVEIALMVGFSFLLYRWLFTGGGKSLHLMLLVGIIFGTMFRGFSSLLQRLIDPSEFIILQDLFFASFNNVDGALLGYSGVAVAVVSFMAWRMRHSFDVLALGRDTAVNLGVDHKKAVTATLVICSVLVAVSTALVGPVTFFGLLVASLAYQLCSHFRHTAVLPIAVLLGVIALVGGQLVLERIFAFDTALSIVIEFVGGIVFLILLLRGNVK
- a CDS encoding MalY/PatB family protein, whose translation is MTKIAAEPLAALRARTSAKWQTYPADVLPLFVAEMDFPLAVPVQQAIIERVLASDTGYIAGPEPVAAAFAGFAERSWGWAVDPGDVRTTTDASVAIVECLRQAVPVDGSVIITPPVYPPFYELPPEADASVVEVPLLLTGTGWQLDLPELEKAFARGADALLLCSPHNPLGLIHSADSLRVVAELSAKYGVAVISDEIHAPLAYMPGAFTPYLSVSANAREYGICVTAASKAWNIAGTKCALMVAQSDRTRLQLDSMPEEVAARTSILGLHATKAAYDDGAPWLAGVLESLDANRRLLGELLAAELPEAVYRPPAAGYLAWLDLRGLGWGDDPAAVALEQGRVALESGLKFGRRGAGFARLNFACSPEVLTEAVDRLARVRAGRQAK
- a CDS encoding ABC transporter permease, coding for MSAPAVPEPGQASSQPPPPVTAPAPPAADVASRRRRLPRALPGLALGAALVLVLAVASMFIGVSDVSLRSLTAGDPAAWQVFWVSRVPRTLSIILAGMAVSVAGLIMQLMARNKFVEPSTVGTVESASLGILVVTILIPGASMMLKMSTATLFAAAGTALFLLILRRLPLRNTLLVPLVGIMLGGVISAVTTFFAYRTDLLQTLNSWMVGDFSGVLRGRYELLWIVGLLTVIGYLAADRFTVAGMGADFTTNLGLNYNRVMALGLVIVSLISAVVVVSVGSIPFLGLIVPNLVSLLIGDNVRRAVPWVAVFGAGFVLACDIIGRTIRYPYEIPVGVIVAAIGSVLFLYLLLRKRADRG
- a CDS encoding siderophore ABC transporter substrate-binding protein, which produces MKNTFKSRLVAGTALASLLALSACGAETEASADAAAKPANITVEHAQGSTEVPVNPETVYTFDLGALDTMNALDVDVDGVPAANFPESLSKYAGDDYAKIGSMKEPDFEAISEGAPDLIIISGRVAASYEELSKIAPTIDLSVDAADSMASFKEVTGTLGRIFDKEEAAEEKLAAIDARIEETKTAAAEAGTGLIVMTSGGEMTAYGAGSRFGIIHDVLGVTPVAEIKADGKHGESITAEYIADKNPDNLFVIDRDTAVGESGEAAVAVLDNELVNGTNAAKNERITALNANSWYLVGYGLNNVDAMVTEVQNGIS
- a CDS encoding class I SAM-dependent methyltransferase — its product is MPDTSLAHVLTSEGWELLNSLGPYLESESFKLNTDLRKAGHSPELVAAVLTQAKLRMKARTKFGPFADHMVFTSPGLEQATRLNVAALHAQRYVEAGLEKIADLGCGIGADALALATLDRQVTAVELDEITAAAATINLMPWPDAKVVQGNAEDFDLSGFDGVWLDPARRTTSTSGTTRIFDPEAFSPPLSFVESLADRGLPVGVKMGPGIPHEALPGNCEAQWVSVDGDVTEATLWFNALRREGVRRAALVIGPNGAAELTSPVDYAPGGEDVAVGAVDAFLYEPDGAVIRAGLVADVARSLGGHLLDEHIAYIGAPELMETPFARAYRVLEVRPYNVKALKAWVKANGIGVLDIKKRGMSVTPEELRKQLLTGSGKGPNKATLVLTRLGEDRVAIVVEPVVP